A stretch of Rhinopithecus roxellana isolate Shanxi Qingling chromosome 12, ASM756505v1, whole genome shotgun sequence DNA encodes these proteins:
- the BCL2L12 gene encoding bcl-2-like protein 12 yields the protein MQIERAPSVPPFLRWASYRPGPIPAGVGDLELHLSAGCAAKKRGPRGRFALKPPGIGSEELGLREDTLRVLAAFLRRGEAAGSPVPTPLRSPAQEEPTDFLSRLRRCLPCSLGREAAPPESPRPCSLPIRPCYGSEPGPATPDFYALVAQRLEQLVQEQLKSPPSPELQGPPPTEKEAILRRLVALLEEEAEVINQKLASDPVLRSKLVRLSSGSFARLVELFCSREDNSRPSRACPGPPPPSPEPLARLALAMELSRRVAGLGGTLAGLSVEHVHSFTPWIQAHGGWEGILAASPVDLNLPLD from the exons ATGCAAATTGAGCGTGCACCCAGCGTTCCGCCCTTTCTTCGTTGGGCCAGTTACCGACCCGGCCCA ATTCCAGCAGGAGTCGGAGATTTGGAACTACACCTCTCAGCAGGCTGCGCGGCGAAGAAGCGCGGACCGAGGGGAAGATTTGCCCTGAAGCCTCCTGGGATTG GCTCTGAAGAGCTGGGGCTCCGGGAAGACACGCTGAGGGTCCTAGCTGCCTTCCTTAGGCGTGGTGAGGCTGCCGGGTCTCCTGTTCCAACTCCACTCAG AAGCCCTGCCCAAGAAGAGCCAACAGACTTCCTGAGCCGCCTTCGAAGATGTCTTCCCTGCTCCCTGGGGCGAGAAGCAGCACCCCCTGAGTCCCCTCGGCCTTGCTCTCTGCCCATCCGCCCCTGCTATGGTTCAGAGCCTG GCCCAGCTACTCCAGACTTCTATGCCTTGGTGGCTCAGCGGCTGGAACAGCTGGTCCAAGAGCAACTGAAATCTCCACCTAGCCCAG AATTACAGGGTCCCCCACCCACAGAGAAGGAAGCCATACTGCGGAGGCTGGTGGCCCTactggaggaggaggcagaagtcATTAACCAGAAG CTGGCCTCGGACCCTGTCCTGCGCAGCAAGCTGGTGCGCCTGTCCTCTGGCTCTTTCGCCCGCCTGGTGGAGCTGTTCTGTAGCCGGGAAGACAACTCCCGCCCAAGCCGAGCATGCCCCGGGCCCCCGCCTCCTTCCCCGGAGCCCCTGGCCCGCCTGGCCCTGGCCATGGAGCTGAGCCGGCGCGTGGCCGGGCTGGGGGGCACCCTGGCCGGACTCAGCGTGGAGCACGTGCACAGCTTCACGCCCTGGATCCAGGCCCACGGGGGCTGG GAGGGCATCCTGGCCGCTTCACCCGTGGACTTGAACTTGCCATTGGACTGA
- the PRMT1 gene encoding protein arginine N-methyltransferase 1 isoform X2 produces MAAAEAANCIMEVSCGQAESSEKPNAEDMTSKDYYFDSYAHFGIHEEMLKDEVRTLTYRNSMFHNRHLFKDKVVLDVGSGTGILCMFAAKAGARKVIGIECSSISDYAVKIVKANKLDHVVTIIKGKVEEVELPVEKVDIIISEWMGYCLFYESMLNTVLYARDKWLAPDGLIFPDRATLYVTAIEDRQYKDYKIHWWENVYGFDMSCIKDVAIKEPLVDVVDPKQLVTNACLIKEVDIYTVKVEDLTFTSPFCLQVKRNDYVHALVAYFNIEFTRCHKRTGFSTSPESPYTHWKQTVFYMEDYLTVKTGEEIFGTIGMRPNAKNNRDLDFTIDLDFKGQLCELSCSTDYRMR; encoded by the exons ATGGCGGCAGCCGAGGCCGCGAACTGCATCATGGAG GTTTCCTGTGGCCAGGCGGAAAGCAGCGAGAAGCCCAATGCTGAGGACATGACATCCAAAGATTACTACTTTGACTCCTACGCCCACTTTGGCATCCACGAG GAGATGTTGAAGGACGAGGTGCGTACCCTCACATACCGCAACTCCATGTTTCACAACCGGCACCTCTTCAAGGACAAGGTGGTGCTGGACGTCGGCTCAGGCACCGGCATCCTCTGCATGTTCGCCGCCAAGGCCGGGGCCCGCAAGGTCATTGGG ATCGAGTGTTCCAGTATCTCTGATTATGCGGTGAAGATCGTCAAAGCCAACAAGTTAGACCACG TGGTGACCATCATCAAGGggaaggtggaggaggtggagctCCCAGTGGAGAAGGTGGACATCATCATCAGCGAGTGGATGGGCTACTGCCTCTTCTATGAGTCCATGCTCAACACCGTGCTCTACGCCCGAGACAAGTGGCTG GCGCCCGATGGCCTCATCTTCCCAGACCGGGCCACGCTGTATGTGACGGCCATCGAGGACCGGCAGTACAAAGACTACAAGATCCACT GGTGGGAGAACGTGTATGGCTTCGACATGTCTTGCATCAAAGATGTGGCCATCAAGGAGCCCCTGGTGGATGTGGTGGACCCCAAACAGCTGGTCACCAACGCCTGCCTCATAAAG GAGGTGGACATCTACACCGTCAAGGTGGAAGACCTGACCTTCACCTCCCCATTCTGCCTGCAAGTGAAGCGGAATGACTATGTGCACGCCCTGGTGGCCTACTTCAACATCGAGTTCACGCGCTGCCACAAGAGGACCGGCTTCTCCACCA GCCCTGAGTCCCCGTACACGCACTGGAAGCAGACAGTGTTCTACATGGAGGACTACCTGACCGTGAAGACGGGCGAGGAGATCTTCGGCACCATCGGCATGCGGCCCAACGCCAAGAACAAC CGGGACCTGGACTTCACCATCGACCTGGACTTCAAGGGCCAGCTGTGCGAGCTGTCCTGCTCCACTGACTACCGGATGCGCTGA
- the PRMT1 gene encoding protein arginine N-methyltransferase 1 isoform X1, translating into MAAAEAANCIMENFVATLANGMSLQPPLEEVSCGQAESSEKPNAEDMTSKDYYFDSYAHFGIHEEMLKDEVRTLTYRNSMFHNRHLFKDKVVLDVGSGTGILCMFAAKAGARKVIGIECSSISDYAVKIVKANKLDHVVTIIKGKVEEVELPVEKVDIIISEWMGYCLFYESMLNTVLYARDKWLAPDGLIFPDRATLYVTAIEDRQYKDYKIHWWENVYGFDMSCIKDVAIKEPLVDVVDPKQLVTNACLIKEVDIYTVKVEDLTFTSPFCLQVKRNDYVHALVAYFNIEFTRCHKRTGFSTSPESPYTHWKQTVFYMEDYLTVKTGEEIFGTIGMRPNAKNNRDLDFTIDLDFKGQLCELSCSTDYRMR; encoded by the exons ATGGCGGCAGCCGAGGCCGCGAACTGCATCATGGAG AATTTTGTAGCCACCTTGGCTAATGGGATGAGCCTCCAGCCGCCTCTTGAAGAA GTTTCCTGTGGCCAGGCGGAAAGCAGCGAGAAGCCCAATGCTGAGGACATGACATCCAAAGATTACTACTTTGACTCCTACGCCCACTTTGGCATCCACGAG GAGATGTTGAAGGACGAGGTGCGTACCCTCACATACCGCAACTCCATGTTTCACAACCGGCACCTCTTCAAGGACAAGGTGGTGCTGGACGTCGGCTCAGGCACCGGCATCCTCTGCATGTTCGCCGCCAAGGCCGGGGCCCGCAAGGTCATTGGG ATCGAGTGTTCCAGTATCTCTGATTATGCGGTGAAGATCGTCAAAGCCAACAAGTTAGACCACG TGGTGACCATCATCAAGGggaaggtggaggaggtggagctCCCAGTGGAGAAGGTGGACATCATCATCAGCGAGTGGATGGGCTACTGCCTCTTCTATGAGTCCATGCTCAACACCGTGCTCTACGCCCGAGACAAGTGGCTG GCGCCCGATGGCCTCATCTTCCCAGACCGGGCCACGCTGTATGTGACGGCCATCGAGGACCGGCAGTACAAAGACTACAAGATCCACT GGTGGGAGAACGTGTATGGCTTCGACATGTCTTGCATCAAAGATGTGGCCATCAAGGAGCCCCTGGTGGATGTGGTGGACCCCAAACAGCTGGTCACCAACGCCTGCCTCATAAAG GAGGTGGACATCTACACCGTCAAGGTGGAAGACCTGACCTTCACCTCCCCATTCTGCCTGCAAGTGAAGCGGAATGACTATGTGCACGCCCTGGTGGCCTACTTCAACATCGAGTTCACGCGCTGCCACAAGAGGACCGGCTTCTCCACCA GCCCTGAGTCCCCGTACACGCACTGGAAGCAGACAGTGTTCTACATGGAGGACTACCTGACCGTGAAGACGGGCGAGGAGATCTTCGGCACCATCGGCATGCGGCCCAACGCCAAGAACAAC CGGGACCTGGACTTCACCATCGACCTGGACTTCAAGGGCCAGCTGTGCGAGCTGTCCTGCTCCACTGACTACCGGATGCGCTGA
- the PRMT1 gene encoding protein arginine N-methyltransferase 1 isoform X3, translating to MVSCGQAESSEKPNAEDMTSKDYYFDSYAHFGIHEEMLKDEVRTLTYRNSMFHNRHLFKDKVVLDVGSGTGILCMFAAKAGARKVIGIECSSISDYAVKIVKANKLDHVVTIIKGKVEEVELPVEKVDIIISEWMGYCLFYESMLNTVLYARDKWLAPDGLIFPDRATLYVTAIEDRQYKDYKIHWWENVYGFDMSCIKDVAIKEPLVDVVDPKQLVTNACLIKEVDIYTVKVEDLTFTSPFCLQVKRNDYVHALVAYFNIEFTRCHKRTGFSTSPESPYTHWKQTVFYMEDYLTVKTGEEIFGTIGMRPNAKNNRDLDFTIDLDFKGQLCELSCSTDYRMR from the exons ATG GTTTCCTGTGGCCAGGCGGAAAGCAGCGAGAAGCCCAATGCTGAGGACATGACATCCAAAGATTACTACTTTGACTCCTACGCCCACTTTGGCATCCACGAG GAGATGTTGAAGGACGAGGTGCGTACCCTCACATACCGCAACTCCATGTTTCACAACCGGCACCTCTTCAAGGACAAGGTGGTGCTGGACGTCGGCTCAGGCACCGGCATCCTCTGCATGTTCGCCGCCAAGGCCGGGGCCCGCAAGGTCATTGGG ATCGAGTGTTCCAGTATCTCTGATTATGCGGTGAAGATCGTCAAAGCCAACAAGTTAGACCACG TGGTGACCATCATCAAGGggaaggtggaggaggtggagctCCCAGTGGAGAAGGTGGACATCATCATCAGCGAGTGGATGGGCTACTGCCTCTTCTATGAGTCCATGCTCAACACCGTGCTCTACGCCCGAGACAAGTGGCTG GCGCCCGATGGCCTCATCTTCCCAGACCGGGCCACGCTGTATGTGACGGCCATCGAGGACCGGCAGTACAAAGACTACAAGATCCACT GGTGGGAGAACGTGTATGGCTTCGACATGTCTTGCATCAAAGATGTGGCCATCAAGGAGCCCCTGGTGGATGTGGTGGACCCCAAACAGCTGGTCACCAACGCCTGCCTCATAAAG GAGGTGGACATCTACACCGTCAAGGTGGAAGACCTGACCTTCACCTCCCCATTCTGCCTGCAAGTGAAGCGGAATGACTATGTGCACGCCCTGGTGGCCTACTTCAACATCGAGTTCACGCGCTGCCACAAGAGGACCGGCTTCTCCACCA GCCCTGAGTCCCCGTACACGCACTGGAAGCAGACAGTGTTCTACATGGAGGACTACCTGACCGTGAAGACGGGCGAGGAGATCTTCGGCACCATCGGCATGCGGCCCAACGCCAAGAACAAC CGGGACCTGGACTTCACCATCGACCTGGACTTCAAGGGCCAGCTGTGCGAGCTGTCCTGCTCCACTGACTACCGGATGCGCTGA
- the ADM5 gene encoding putative adrenomedullin-5-like protein isoform X1, with product MGSYGCNYGPRILTLPAHILILLLLLAFSPRGTRILQPGEAGTRSPSTAGTSVTWAYAGPTAWRSYNGFALPSPRSPQGRPAASPRTPTAMGAAGGARRKPGSVPRTPACSEGASAVPSSLGDLGHGSSPPRLQFAYPYIGPSTARFFSPNSSP from the exons ATGGGGTCGTATGGCTGCAACTACGGGCCACGGATCCTGACCCTCCCTGCCCACATCCTCATCCTGCTGTTGCTCCTCGCCTTCTCCCCCCGGGGGACGCGGATACTGCAGCCAG GCGAGGCCGGCACCAGGTCCCCCAGCACCGCGGGCACGTCTGTTACCTGGGCGTATGCCGGACCCACCGCCTGGCGATCATATAATGGTTTCGCTCTGCCTTCACCAAGGAGCCCTCAGGGAAGGCCAGCCGCGAGCCCCAGGACCCCTACAGCTATGGGCGCCGCCGGTGGCGCGAGGCGGAAGCCCGGCTCGGTTCCCAGGACTCCGGCCTGCAGCGAGGGGGCCAGCGCAGTGCCCAGCTCGCTGGGTGACCTCGGGCACGGCTCGTCCCCTCCTCGGCTTCAGTTTGCCTATCCGTATATCGGACCTTCTACCGCACGTTTCTTCTCCCCTAACTCCAGCCCCTGA
- the ADM5 gene encoding putative adrenomedullin-5-like protein isoform X2: MGSYGCNYGPRILTLPAHILILLLLLAFSPRGTRILQPGALREGQPRAPGPLQLWAPPVARGGSPARFPGLRPAARGPAQCPARWVTSGTARPLLGFSLPIRISDLLPHVSSPLTPAPETVFPSPSPG; the protein is encoded by the exons ATGGGGTCGTATGGCTGCAACTACGGGCCACGGATCCTGACCCTCCCTGCCCACATCCTCATCCTGCTGTTGCTCCTCGCCTTCTCCCCCCGGGGGACGCGGATACTGCAGCCAG GAGCCCTCAGGGAAGGCCAGCCGCGAGCCCCAGGACCCCTACAGCTATGGGCGCCGCCGGTGGCGCGAGGCGGAAGCCCGGCTCGGTTCCCAGGACTCCGGCCTGCAGCGAGGGGGCCAGCGCAGTGCCCAGCTCGCTGGGTGACCTCGGGCACGGCTCGTCCCCTCCTCGGCTTCAGTTTGCCTATCCGTATATCGGACCTTCTACCGCACGTTTCTTCTCCCCTAACTCCAGCCCCTGAAACCGTCTTCCCCAGTCCCTCCCCGGGCTGA